One genomic window of Vicugna pacos chromosome 18, VicPac4, whole genome shotgun sequence includes the following:
- the LITAFD gene encoding lITAF domain-containing protein isoform X6, whose amino-acid sequence MVLEPGPDLRRGISYFHEDKLTRTPRVQSPVPVQSTCPYCGNHIITAITPVPGVLTWLLCTGILLSGCFLGCCLIPFYVDSLMDVIHLCPVCQQELFHYKRL is encoded by the exons ATGGTGCTGGAACCAGGCCCTGACCTCAGAAGAGGCATCTCTTACTTCCATGAAGACAAG CTCACCAGGACCCCTAGGGTGCAGTCTCCAGTTCCAGTACAGTCCACGTGTCCGTACTGCGGAAACCACATCATCACGGCGATCACCCCGGTCCCGGGTGTCCTCACCTGGCTTCTGTGCACTGGCATCTTACTGTCCGG GTGTTTCCTGGGCTGCTGCCTCATCCCCTTCTACGTGGACAGCTTGATGGACGTGATACACCTGTGCCCTGTGTGCCAGCAAGAACTCTTCCACTACAAACGCCTGTGA
- the LITAFD gene encoding lITAF domain-containing protein isoform X4 produces MLPYQDVGVDASQGPESWLGGTTELTRTPRVQSPVPVQSTCPYCGNHIITAITPVPGVLTWLLCTGILLSGCFLGCCLIPFYVDSLMDVIHLCPVCQQELFHYKRL; encoded by the exons ATGCTTCCATATCAG GACGTGGGAGTGGACGCTTCCCAAGGCCCTGAGAGCTGGCTGGGGGGGACTACTGAG CTCACCAGGACCCCTAGGGTGCAGTCTCCAGTTCCAGTACAGTCCACGTGTCCGTACTGCGGAAACCACATCATCACGGCGATCACCCCGGTCCCGGGTGTCCTCACCTGGCTTCTGTGCACTGGCATCTTACTGTCCGG GTGTTTCCTGGGCTGCTGCCTCATCCCCTTCTACGTGGACAGCTTGATGGACGTGATACACCTGTGCCCTGTGTGCCAGCAAGAACTCTTCCACTACAAACGCCTGTGA
- the LITAFD gene encoding lITAF domain-containing protein isoform X3: MLPYQDVGVDASQGPESWLGGTTENSSPGPLGCSLQFQYSPRVRTAETTSSRRSPRSRVSSPGFCALASYCPGCRCFLGCCLIPFYVDSLMDVIHLCPVCQQELFHYKRL, encoded by the exons ATGCTTCCATATCAG GACGTGGGAGTGGACGCTTCCCAAGGCCCTGAGAGCTGGCTGGGGGGGACTACTGAG AACAGCTCACCAGGACCCCTAGGGTGCAGTCTCCAGTTCCAGTACAGTCCACGTGTCCGTACTGCGGAAACCACATCATCACGGCGATCACCCCGGTCCCGGGTGTCCTCACCTGGCTTCTGTGCACTGGCATCTTACTGTCCGG GCTGCAGGTGTTTCCTGGGCTGCTGCCTCATCCCCTTCTACGTGGACAGCTTGATGGACGTGATACACCTGTGCCCTGTGTGCCAGCAAGAACTCTTCCACTACAAACGCCTGTGA
- the LITAFD gene encoding lITAF domain-containing protein isoform X5, giving the protein MWRQKRLSMNAKLAVSRLSEQLTRTPRVQSPVPVQSTCPYCGNHIITAITPVPGVLTWLLCTGILLSGCFLGCCLIPFYVDSLMDVIHLCPVCQQELFHYKRL; this is encoded by the exons ATGTGGAGGCAAAAGAGACTGAGCATGAACGCAAAGCTGGCTGTTTCAAGACTCTCAG AACAGCTCACCAGGACCCCTAGGGTGCAGTCTCCAGTTCCAGTACAGTCCACGTGTCCGTACTGCGGAAACCACATCATCACGGCGATCACCCCGGTCCCGGGTGTCCTCACCTGGCTTCTGTGCACTGGCATCTTACTGTCCGG GTGTTTCCTGGGCTGCTGCCTCATCCCCTTCTACGTGGACAGCTTGATGGACGTGATACACCTGTGCCCTGTGTGCCAGCAAGAACTCTTCCACTACAAACGCCTGTGA
- the LITAFD gene encoding lITAF domain-containing protein isoform X2 produces MGTSRDKRLPLQNLEPSPAPPPMLEQRMLPGSPRGKLPQEQLTRTPRVQSPVPVQSTCPYCGNHIITAITPVPGVLTWLLCTGILLSGCFLGCCLIPFYVDSLMDVIHLCPVCQQELFHYKRL; encoded by the exons ATGGGGACTTCCAGAGACAAGCGCTTGCCCTTGCAGAACTTGGAACCCAGCCCTGCCCCGCCACCGATGCTGGAACAGAGGATGCTGCCTGGGTCCCCAAGAGGGAAACTCCCCCAGG AACAGCTCACCAGGACCCCTAGGGTGCAGTCTCCAGTTCCAGTACAGTCCACGTGTCCGTACTGCGGAAACCACATCATCACGGCGATCACCCCGGTCCCGGGTGTCCTCACCTGGCTTCTGTGCACTGGCATCTTACTGTCCGG GTGTTTCCTGGGCTGCTGCCTCATCCCCTTCTACGTGGACAGCTTGATGGACGTGATACACCTGTGCCCTGTGTGCCAGCAAGAACTCTTCCACTACAAACGCCTGTGA